In Gadus morhua chromosome 9, gadMor3.0, whole genome shotgun sequence, the sequence tgtgtgtgtgtgtgtgtgtgtgtgtgtgtgtgtgtgtgtgtgttgctgttggAATGCGGCCGTGCGTTTTGAACGTAACGATGATTTCAGGTGATAAACCATTGTGTTGTAAGTGTGAGTCCAGTGGCTGTTTACCTTGGCCTTGCTGACTTTATATAGGTAACGGGGAGGGGGAAATCCCCTCCAATCACTTCCGTCCAAAAATTATGtttaacttttcttttttccgaTTTAGAGGGGTGAAAAAATAAGTGTGTATTTAGTTTACAAAATATGTTTCTGATGTTTGTTTACGTGCAGCAGTTAAATAGTTGTGGAATTTGTTTCACATCGTTTGACATTCATACCACTGTTGTAGCTCTTAAGAATTTGATTATTCTAAATTCTAACTgatttctttgttattttttttaaaagtgtctttGTGAAGGCAAGAACAAAAACGTCCACTATTCAAATATTGATATGTAAATCGATGTGTTTCGGGGAAGACGAATGTTGTGGTCCAAGAGATTTGAGGTCTTTTGAGAACTTGGATTCATTTTTTATCATTAACGAAACATTTCATAGAAATTTGTGTAGTGATGCCGTGTTGTAATTTGTGCATAACATTGTTGGAATCTGTTGTTGTGTAATGTGAATCTTGTTACATACTGAGAATGAGAACAGGGAAAAAAAAGTGCTTAAAATATCCTGTATTTGTCTGTTTACCCAAATGACATTAACTTAGATGATTGTATTTacatattcacattcacattaagTGGTATTAAATATGTACAAATTATAACGTTATTACTGTCCATCATTTCTGAGCTTTCATGTTTGATGAAACAAACCATTTCCAAGATAATGCCTAAAATATACAACATTCACTTTAACTTCATAAAATAAGCCAATTTCCAGATTGACCTGGAACAGAAGAAGATTCAAGTCTGTTGAAGTTAGCCATGTATCCACTAATATTATTTCAGAAACTTTGTGCAGAATCTGTATCTAGATCTGTGGTTCACGACGTTTTGCACCCATGACACATTTTGCAGTCTGAAGATTCTTGCAACCCAAGCTCGACACATGTTTTGCACCTGCTTTCCCACCAGCCTCTTAACTCTATCAACATCTCCCCGTCATACGACCATACCCAGTGGTGCAGTAAGTAGCAGTCTGCTTATGGCTTTGAATCATGAGTTGGTGTAAATCACTTGATATAAAAGGGCCCTTTAtcgaaaatacatttttataaaaaacggatcATCAAATAGCTGCTCATATAGCTTACAAGTCAACAATCCCCTGTGCCCCCGTATGAAAGCAGGGGACCCCTAATCTAGAGCGCAGGAACCTGGGACTCGGGTGGGGCTTCGTAACAGAGGAACCCCCGGATGCGGTCGGGGAGGTTCAGCTGGGAGACCACCTTCAGAGTGTTGGAGCCGTACTTTCTCCTGAACGCCAGCCTACTTATCTGCTGGAGGCTGAGGGGCGTAcctgagcagggggggggggggggggaggagggaattCAACTAAATTACGAGACGACATTTCAAATAAAGTATGCTTTAAGATTGGGACACAGTTCtggagctcaggaggtagagcgggttagcGGGAGCGTCGAGGTGCatctcaccctcactgctccctaCGAGCtagctgtcaccttgcatggctgacaccgccgtcgctgtgtgaatgtgtgtatatgaaccgttggaagtcgctttggataaaagcctctgctaaaaGCTCTAAATGTAGATGTAAATGACATCTCTGTGTGTGATATCTATCTAAGTGTATACTCAGCTTACTTTCAAAGAACTCGAGGCAGAGGTAAGCAGGAGAGCCTGTGCCGGCGTAATAAATGGGCTTCTTGCCCAGGTTGTCCGTGGCGTAAACGTTGCCCCCGAACTCCACCAGGAGGTCGATGAGGCCCAGGTGCTTCACCTTGGCTGCGTGGTGTAGCGCTGTCTCGTGCAGCTTGGCCGCGTTCACGTTCGCCCCTGGAGGGACGACAACAGAGCACTCTTAAAGGGTTgatatcatgccaccaggtgtgattgtgatcagccattacaagcctATTGAAATCAGGCTTTCTATGTGCCTTAGGGACATCCCTTGTGGGTGCCTCCCCAGTGGTCTGTAGTCCACTGTAGTCCACCGAgataccagcctacccagtggactgtagcaaatgttgcatatctatccatcatacatcgaggtggactctcccactaaaacacaggaaacggcagattttcaaacggcttgtagtGTATGATCACACTCACAGCTGGTGGCATAATATAACCCCTTTTAAGTAACAGAAAAGGTTTTTCTCTGTGGAAGTGGCGTCATTCAAAAAACAAATGCTTCTGAACGTGAAATATTGCATCACTGCTTATTACAACGAAACATGATTTAATGGTCCCCAATAATGGTTAGAATGCGGTCTTTGAACCATCGTTTCTTTCTGTAAGGCACGGACTCACCTGCTTTGAGGAGCACCTCTGCGCAGTCATAATGCTGCCTGGCGCAGGCCACATGCAGTGGAGTCCCGAAGTGGCAGTCGTGGGCTTCCATGAGGGCCCCTTCATCGATCATGAGCTGAACGCAGTCAGCGTTCCCTGTCAAACAGGACTTCAATGAGCTCCTGGGTGAAAATGTCCTGCAGCAATGTTTGTCTTGGGATTTCTGGACACAATGGGGGCAGGATAGTATGCCGGGCAGGATAGTATGTCAGCCTTACATGTAGCAGTCTACCTGATAGTATGTCTGCCTTACAGGTAGCAGTCTACCTGATAGTATGTCTGCCTTACAGGTAGGAGTCTACCTGATAGTATGTCTGTCTTACAGGTAGCAGTCTACCTGATAGTATGTCTGTCTTACAGGTAGGAGTCTACCTGATAGTATGTCTGCCTTACAGGTAGCAGTCTACCTGATAGTATGTCTGTCTTACAGGTAGCAGTCTACCTGATAGTATGTCTGTCTTACAGGTAGCAGTCTACCTGATAGTATGTCTGCCTTACAGGTAGCAGTCTACCTGATAGTATGTCTGTCTTAAAGGTAGCAGTCTACCTGATGGTATGTCTGCCTTACAGGTAGCAGTCTGCCTGTCAGCATCCTGGAAACACTCGACAGCcacaacatttatatttaagGTATTTAGAAGatgcttttaaccaaagcgacgTACATCCGTCAGAAGGAAGAAAAgctatatatcgctgtcggtacagtaaggattttAATTGAAGCAAGTACCAAGCACTAACAGCTGTaaggttaacccatttcccgtacacaacaaagatagctacgataagatgctacacgatgctaagtgcTATTGTTAGGTGCAAGGacgtaaaacatacaataagtctgtacattaagtgccaggatctgcaacatacaataagtgcgctACAAACACATACTaatgcgttggtgtgtgtttagAACAAGGTCATATCCATCAGGTGGGCTCCCAGTCAGGTGACCCCACCTCCCATGCAGGCCTCGTGGAGCGGGGAGAAGCTGAACAGCGGCGGGTTGACCGTAGCTCCgtactgcagcagcagcctcacACACTCCAGGCTCCCGGCAGCACACGCGTCACACAGCGGGGTGCTGCTGTCGATGTTCCTCGCGTCCACCTGGGAGTGCAGACAGGGGAGAAACAGGTTCACCGTCACCGGCGTCACAGAGCCTTCTATGCCGCTCCTTTAATATAGgagcggcatgtggctcaggaggtagagcggttggctggtaaccggaaggttgctagttcaatccccggctcctcctagcggactCTCGAGGTGTCCGTGAGCAAGACACCCCACCCTGACttctcctgacgagctggctgtggccTTCCGTGGCTGCCACCGCCGTCGGAGTgtgcactttgagtggccactggatAGAAAAGCGCTGCATGAATGCAGTCTGTTTACCATTGCTGATatactttttgttttgttatttagcCAATGCCTTTATAAAAGCAACCTACATCCAATTCAGATTAAGATTTTTGAAGGAGCAGTTGGGATGAGGCCTCTTGCTAAAGGATGCATTCAGTGATGAGATCAGTAGCCAGTACCTATCTTCTGGGAGTCATCCcagcatcgtgtgtgtgtgtctcaacagTGTCATGTCAGGTGTCTTCTTCAGGGATTTCCCTCCCAACCATCCCtagaaggagggatccctcGTCTGTGCTCCTTCTCAAGGTGTCTTCCTTTTGGATTCGGGGTCCACTCCTTAGCCTCGAGAAGGCTTAGAGCGAGGGGAGGAGGTAAACAACATGGGGCTGTGAGGCTTCTGACCCTTTCACCGGGATGAGGGGACGGATGTGGGACGCCTCACCTGTGCGCCGGCGATCAGAAGCAGCCTGACGCACTGCGTCTGTCCCTGGATACAAGCCTCATGCAGCGGCGTTATGGAGTCCACCGCCACGATGTTGACCGGCGCCCCTCCCTGGATGAGCCGCTGCAGGTCGAGGCTCCTGCCCTGGGCCGCGGCCTCGTGCACGGCCGAGCGGTCCGTCCAGAATCCCAGACCGTGAGCTAAGGAACGGGGGATcaaccaacatggccgccgggtTTGAATCATTGAAATCAATCAACATGATGTAACAAGTTGAAGTTCAAGAAAGACGGGGCTTTAATTTCAATGTATTAGATACATATTCATCCAATACATAGTATAAACATGTATTATCATTGTTTATCTAACATAAGTAGGTGCATAGTAGGTGTGTTCGAGAAGTCACTTATGCTTTCATtttaatgtattatatatataaataaatatgtatatgaatGAATATAATACATAGTATAAATATGTATTACGTGTTGATCTAACAAAAAGTAGGTGTGTAGCCTATTAATCTGTCCTCCGACCCTCCTATCAAACATCATCTCTTAACCCCATAATGACCTCAAGAGCAGGAGGGCCCACACATCTAGACCCGTGGCAATCACGCAGGGACGAGATGGTAATAACGCCAGAGACGCTAATTCATAGAAATACAGAACGTTATATTAACCATTCAGGTAACTCGGGTTTTAAAGGCACTGGCCAGAACCGAGTCAAGAGACGCACTTGACAGAACAGGTTCAACTCCTAATATGTCAGCCACACTAACGAGCTTATCCAACATGCACTTAAAATACCGCCGGGTTCTCCTGCAACGCCTTCTGTTCGAGGCTACCCCACCATCCCGCTGCACACTCTATTACTATACCGCTATACCATGGTGAGACACAGGTTATATTTCATATTAAGAGATAGAAACATAATAAGATTACCTATGTCTCCAAACAAGGAGGGTCTGGAACGCGTATTAATATCCATTTCATGATAACTCTAGTCTTTCGCAGGAGACAGAACCCCAACCCCGAGGCAGGACCCCCGCGGTGTGCTGAGTGGACCCCGGAGGACCACTGTAGACCCTGTCCCAGCCGTGGCCCGTGAACGGGCAGCAGGTTTCACCTGTGACCGAGTAGAGCGCGTCAGAGTATCTGGGCCGCCCATTGGCTGCCGGGGCAGTCGTTTAACTACGTCACCAGAAGGATCACATGGTTCCGAACCGCGGCATGGTGACGGTGAGAATTACATCAACATGGCGATTATTGCGCACTTGTTGTCgtcgttgtttttgttgttgttgtcgttgatgttgtatgtgtgtacgtccTGACACCCAATGTACGcagttattgtgtgtttgtacgtcctggcacgtAAGAATATAAATTAGCATTGTGTAGTTTCTTATTCTTACTATCTTTATTGTTACCGTATATATATTTGGGACTGGGTTAAACTAGCAAATTATAGTGCTTAGCACTTGTTTATATGAACAACCTTTcctcaaatattatttttgtaaGTCGCCTTCGATaaatgcgtctgctaaatgcatggaccaaaatggcgcccattcattcctatgaaaaccatggacatattataaataATTTCATAATTTAAATGCAGAAGTGACAAATATGGTATGACAATTTAAATGCTGGACTGACAaaatataccaatacgatgCTGGGAAaataccagtttgtatgttttcatACTTCATTTTGACTTGATCAGCTGACTGCTTGGGAGCCATCGGAGTAGGCCTAGGCTACatattttttagaagaaaatgGTTATTTTGAAGGAACGTTAAGAATGCTTTACTGGGATATTAACAGATTCATCGTCCAAATATTAACGATCATGCTTTTGAAATGCAACTagcgcatttacgcggtcagcgatccgctgccaggctttggttctctgggttgcagaggctttagcgtttcCTTtccttgtgataatgtccttctcctcgtcatagctctccaagAGAAcctagacctactctgagtttgttgtctataagactgaaggcagctctcccaCAGAAGGAAgggttagaaatggcatgtccttttctacgagagcctgtggacgtagaggctgcgatcctccgaaggaatctccgtgaggcacgattattaagaccccggttggatatactttattttcctgataattttcttcacgagcgctatcgtttttcagcgcaatctatcatttatttagaccaccttctcagcccccatgttaactgtcaaacgcaccgggggcatgctttaagtttaagttttttatttttaacgcaattaacgcatgtgcagaatgatccgccccgtgcatcccacccgctctgtactacagtcactttaacgttgtggctttcccatgatcagagtagctgactaaccacggacctataactgctgcaagtcaagaaactaattttaagaatgcaaggcagaaaagaccctggtactgcttttaaccagatgctgttcttctctacatgcacatgctcagcataatcgtctgcattgttcactcaggtaaaaccctttgagtaaactgttaaacaaaataacttgtcccaccatcgcccgtgttctaataaagacaatctactttttatgaggatttctttatttcctgaaagcacaaaaaagaaagtcattcatattgggtatgtttttagagcagggaacagtatcccagtttgcacctcacccacctttaacttatgcTCCAacatttggatctccaaagcatccttttgcatcttttgcctAAGGTGGTCAATTTCCTGTGTGGCAATacacataaattcagggcgccctggcatggagggggtacctggacctggaggtacctcctcagagagtcaggggtcatgtgagggtaccccactggttgaatgtaggtctttctgtttttcttgttttttagattttgtttgtctacgaagtaacacatgcaaaccgtgcgCGTGCCTAAGCGCAAAAGTtccaaatgttgtttttttggtaactgggtagaaaacctaaaagtgacaattcatcaacttcacagatcaagatggattagtgcttgtaatggagccgccggctacgatcgaacattctccagttgATGTAAATCCATTCGGAttattttatactttctgtTGTAAGCGCCTCTCGGCACAGTACTCAGCCAATAGGcctattgctctttgtatgataggaggccgatgaaAATCTTGGTCCGGGcgtggatgggtcatctgaaaagactgagatgtgctcagcatcttcaacattatagataaaactaccatttgcaaaaaacggagggctacgcaaatagtctggggtgaactgaggccaggggcctgtaccacgaagctcgcttagagggttagcgaggtatgttgagctcaaagcctgggttagttgtaccacgaaagtcgatctcttttagcgtcgctgtatcaccatggtgacttatgctcgcaaccaaacctgggccctgtaccacgaagctcgcttagagggttagcgaggtaagttgagctccaagcctgggttagttgtaccacgaaagtcgatctcttttagcgtcgctgtatcaccatggtgacttatgctcgcaaacaaacctggtcgggagcagtttttcggcttagtctagccggagatcggcgtgcgcagcttcctagcccctcctctgacaatggcgtcaccatttgtgggagttcccgtggaccccggcgcacttctcgtacagg encodes:
- the asb13b gene encoding ankyrin repeat and SOCS box protein 13; the encoded protein is MDINTRSRPSLFGDIAHGLGFWTDRSAVHEAAAQGRSLDLQRLIQGGAPVNIVAVDSITPLHEACIQGQTQCVRLLLIAGAQVDARNIDSSTPLCDACAAGSLECVRLLLQYGATVNPPLFSFSPLHEACMGGNADCVQLMIDEGALMEAHDCHFGTPLHVACARQHYDCAEVLLKAGANVNAAKLHETALHHAAKVKHLGLIDLLVEFGGNVYATDNLGKKPIYYAGTGSPAYLCLEFFESTPLSLQQISRLAFRRKYGSNTLKVVSQLNLPDRIRGFLCYEAPPESQVPAL